The Ischnura elegans chromosome 10, ioIscEleg1.1, whole genome shotgun sequence genome contains the following window.
TTCATAACTTTTCCTGTGTTATGACTTGAATGACTAAGGCTTgctcccctctagttttgatcctgggtagtTGCTTtaagagaagaatgatgaagtaCAAAGGAAATACTACATGATATTCAAAGAGAGACTGGTACTTCAATTTGCCAGAGTTATATGCACCTCAAGCGGGAGTAATCTCATATTATCCTCTAGCCCATACGCATATGGCTTAAGTTATGTCTCAGAATTCTGAATACTCATGTCATAGCGAATGATTTTACACCTTCACGGCAGCATGATCCACAGGTGGGTCACACCCGATTCCTCCCCTCTCGATAGCAAATTCACTGTTTTTCCCCTTTCCCaactttgattaaatattttgcaaaatgagaAGGTAGAGACATGAAACTTGGTTTGTCAATACTATATACATGGTAACCTAAACGGTGGGAATAGAAGTTTAGAATAACCCATCGGTGGGTTGCATTCTCACCATACTGGGTGGCACCATGCAAAATGGCTGGCCACCTGTAACTTGGCCCTCTATTTATCATCAAGGAAACCCATTGGTGTGCAATTCTGTATCAAATGCATACATTCCTTGTGTTTTATAATCCTACTCCTTGACGTCATGTCAGAATGGAGTTTGACTGCTACAATTCAAAAGGTGATTGGTGCCATCTCACACCAGAGGATGCTCCCAGTTGAATCCATCTGACACTGGCCTCAATCTAATTCTTTGGTTGAAAAAGCCCAGAAATTAGGAGCTATGAGTCTCAGCACAGTGGTGACACATTCTCAAGGTACTGGGGGGCCTCTAGAGTAGTCCATAGCTGCAGAGGGCCCAAATGGTGCCTGTCCTATGTTCTTCCACTTTTCCTCTAAATGTTCCTATTGGCTGGAGGCCCCCAAGTCCAGTGCCAACTCAAGACAGGGACTAGAAGATGAACATATGCATGAACTACCATTAGGTGCCACAGCATTCAAAACCTGAGTCAAAACCTGGGAAGGGAGATTCAGCTCTGCGGTGAATGTATTGTGAATGAAAGTGCCTCTAATTCCATTGCATCAGAGACATAATCagggggaatcgggttggtgtggttgctagagtgttggcttcccacccggtgggcccaggttcaaatcctggcagcggcagagaattttcagagactgcccaatccctgcgtgagtgttgtgtggaggacatttcaagcgcaacacttcgtccattggatgggacgttaagccgtggtccccttggcgcctttcgttaagaggaggcagatgccgacgccgggtttctctccacccttccttccatacccttccctcatggcgcaaatgacctcagctgtcggtcgcctcctccaaataccataccataccagacaTCATCAGGCACAAAATTTCGAGTGAGACATTTGCTGTGCTTTTGCAGTCCCATATAATGACAAAGAGCAAAAAAGCcaactgtaaaaaaattcatccaaGTTCCTCATCAAAATCACATTGGCATTGCAACTAAGCCATATAAGAAAAAGACCCAGGCCTTTGTTTTAGACAGgtagaaaaatgttaaaaatctgAAGGGGTTTTGACAGCAGAATGAAATCTATGATCTGGGACACTTGAGTCTCACCAATAGTGTGAGTGAGTGAGACTGGCTTCTAAAGTTGAGTCACAAATTTTCTGGTAGACATTTTTTCTCTGCAAAAGGGATTTTGTGCATGACCTAAGGTAGAGTATATCATGCATTTACTTGAAAACCCATTCTACTGTGGTGGTACATCTCCTAAAGTTTTGTCAGCCCTTTTGCAAGTTCAATTATTGTGTTTTCATACTTTTGGCATGAGGGAATTGGTAGAATTCTGCGGAATGAACTGTAATGTGTTACTATTTTGGTAACCTTGGTCCAATAACATTGTGGATTCAGCAAAATTGTTTGTCCAATCCATGTTTATATTGTGCAGATTATTCAGAACAcaaaaaacttgataatttataatttttcccctAGGAAATCAGTTGAAACAAAAGCATGTTTGACTGTGATGAAATTGACCCTCATCTGCAAACTGTGGTTTTTCAGCCACAATGAACATCCACGTATGTGGGAAGCCATCTCACACATAACAGGAGGCACTGTCCTTGTGACCAGGCACCTACCATCCCATAGTACATAAATTGGAAAATACCGTTGCCCAAAGATTATATAATAAAAGGTCTTAAACATCGGGGTTGGGTTAGTTTGGTGATTGGGTATGGTCAcgtcatagaaaataatgatagGGACTGCTTTCACATGGGTATTTAGAATACATAATTCATGCACATTTCAATGCAACTCCTCCATCTTACtcacaactttttatttttattaatatttaaattacatatttataaatataagatCAATATAAAAAACTAGGCTCTGGCCCCAAATTCATCCCCTGCTGGTGCCTTTCCTTTCTGGGGAAAAGTCTTTTCTTTCCGCCAGGTATTTAGCAAGGGCACTCTCAAGCTCAAATCTTACTGGCCTGttggagaaatatttattttcacttcatgAAAAGAGGTAATGAGTAACtttaataatgtaaaatagttgtaaaaatgtaaatttttgcatGGTAAGAAGTAAAGCTAAATGTAATATCTCTCACCGCTACATATCTTTGTACTCGAGTGTTAAATAACATTGCCATAATCAGTTCATTTATGGATGATTCACTAAAAAGAGGAAGCTACATTGACAGTATTGaataattctttaaataataAAGGCTTCCTTAAAGTGGTTGATACATTTTGAAAGCTCATGGCATTGTATGCAATTTTTTTGTTGACTAGCAAGTAGTGAATACTGGAAAAAGTATTTGAGTTTAATTACAGTTTCTTATACATACTACTCTTTTATAACGTGACCAACGTctgaaaattagttaatttagcttatatatacatgttatatcATACATGTATGTATCTGTACATCTTATATCTATACATGTTGTTTGTTTGGGTAGAAAAATATGTGGGAGCTACCTTAACATGTCATTCAAAGTGATAGGGTGGAAGCCTGAAACCATATACATACTTGATTCATATCCATGCAAAGATAAATTTACCctgttttaaaatgttgttgcATGGAAAAAATTACCTACTTCATGTAAACACATCATTTGTAGCAAGAAGGTAAAGCCAAAATTTAATTGTCTAGAAGAATCTATTACTTTTTAAGAAATGGTAATAGCATACCTTTCATCTTCAAATACTCTGGTTTGAAGCTCTTTTATGTCATGCCTCATATCAGCCAGCAATAGGAGAAGAAAATCCATTGATGCAGATTCTCCCTTCTCCCCTGGTAAgcccctttccccttcctcaccCTTGGGTCCTTGCTTGCCAGTTGCACCTGGTGGGCCCTGTTCAGAAATAATATTCTATGAAGTCAATCCATGTATTTTCTTTGCATATGATGAAAATGTGCTTTCCTGGTGATGCCCCTTTATGACGTGTAATTACGATTTAGTGAGGGTGGTAAGCAGGGGCGATCTGGCCAGGTCAGCTGGTCCCCTAGCTTATGGGGCCCCCACAACCAGTGGCATATTGGCATTCcagaccccccaaaatataaaagcacacttactttgcatcacaaaagaaagccaaatattaagaattatgaatttacgaaagatttctttgaaaaatgaagttttttcgactatgaaaagtgttaaaattagtttaagacCCTCAACTTaataccttgtttttcaaaagttttcctgcctggttttggaccccctgaacaaaattcctggccacACCACTTTCCACAATGCTGGTGTCTGTCATGAAATGTATGTACATGAAAGGTGTAATATAaatactcagattacttgaaccaaagattttttgctattataatattttacgCTTTCATTTCTTACTTTATTTACAGCATAAGCAGTGTAAAAGATCATAcaaaaaaagaatacaataaaGGTGTCGGAAGAATAaggagaacctgatgcttttttgataGGGTTATTTGAAGGTTAATTTTAGATTTTAGAGAAGTTTAAAGGAACAAATTctataaatagattatagaaccataatgcattattaaattttataagctgtgaaattcgcacttttcacagtattttttcttaagtaattgctgttttttttattaactcataTCTAGATTTTATGAGCAGGAATaccgtcaaaatccatttctggtcgtgcaatttcctaaaattttctgtggGAGGACCCCTAAATACCCCGGGGTAAGGAGGGCTCCATCATGAACCCCTGCTGAGGGTCCCCCATCACTCCAGACCACCCCTGGTGGTAAGACAAAATCTAGAACATTGCTCTTAAGAAAGATAAACCCTCTTGGCCAgtcaaattataataataatagtaaatatattgttctaggaccttgtcctatggaacatatcacattttacaaataagtctCAGTAGTGAACAACAaagcaaaagtgaaaatacaattttacagtaTTAATGATATATGTATAGCATTacagtattttaaatgaaattatatttttcaagtaaataagcaaacattttcattttgaattgatttacagTGTTACAGTTAACAATGTCGTCtggtatttcattccatattcttatGGCATAGTTTAAGGTTGACAATTGGTACCATTGGCATCGTCAGCATCAACACTCGTGACATATATGTAATCATTTTTAATTCGGGAAAGTAAAACATATCATTTCCAAATTCATTAACTTCTGACAGTGTTGACCCGAGGGTGATTTTGGCTGATAAAgtgataaaatattcatttaatttatcaattGGAACACCGATTTTTGTACCCTGATTTCGAGACTTAATCAACCCAAGTCTTTGAATTTCGTTCAATATTGTTTTAGAATCCCACTTGtccataaaacattattataatagtcttccttaacctttttcataatactttgggcctcatttctcagttttttatTCTCCAGAAATAGTTTTTTAGATTTACTCCTTGTGTATCTGTGGCGATCATGtcccttttattgataatattttttacttccgGGGTTATGAATGGAAGTTGGTTTCGCTTCGGAGTAAAACTTTTTAATGGGGcatgaatatctaataattgatttaaattaatcattagGGTTGATACCTTATGGTATCTACAGAATTGGTGGACATGAAGTCTGCCCATGGCAAATTACCAAAATCTTCTCACTGAAAATCATGGAGATCAAATTTACTAAAATCGCGGAAGCAAATTggcttctctttcatttttggcaccttaagattaaaatttatatatattaaataatggTCAGATAAGAAAGGAACTGGTGATTGGccatgttcctttattttagGAAGGTCATCTATAATATCATCTAATAGAGTACTTGATGTGAGCCAATGGTGAATTGCATGAGATGGAGCTAAAGACAGATTGAACCTGAAACATAGGTCTCTTATGTAGTTACTGTGATGCGTAATCTTTAAAAGATCTGAGTTAAAGTCACCACATATAAGTATGTTATTATGTGACGGAAGGAAGCCTGCCAGCATACATTCAAAACATTCACTCACGTAACCAACCTTAGGAGGTCTGTATACAACACCGAGTAAAATCTTTCCAAGGGGACATGTTATTTCAACAAACATAAATTCAGGCTTGAAGTTTTCACTAACACAGGACAGTATCTTTCCATTGAGATTCTCTTTGATATACACAAAAACACCTCCATCTCTTCGTTCCAACCTGTCGTTTtgtaacaatatataattatccaAATTTACGTATTCAGTGGGCACAGATGGTTTCAATCACAGTTCAGAAATTGCTATCACATGGTAATCACCACAAACAAAGTGTTTACAAAATTCATCAATATGAGCTGGTAGCGACTGTGCGTTTACATGACATATATTCAGGGTTTGGTATACGATACTACTATGGATACTAGAGGATACATGAGTCGAGTTGGAATTGTCAACATTATTGCATGCAGACATTCAACCTCTTAAACCTTCAATTTTATGTCATTGAAGGGCATGGAGATCACCTTCGGTGCGTAAAAGGAGTCCCTCACTCCCATCACATtcccttgcaaatattttcccccctcttatccataaatattttagtttaccATTCTTTTTAAGCTCTCTGTCCTTTGCATACACTTTACGATTCAAAGCACTGAGTGATTCATTGACATAGATGTGGTAGTTAGGGGAATCACTCAAACCAATATCTTTTGTTGAGAAACTCCTTTTTGCTTGTTGAGCTTCCAGTATTTCTCTTGCTAAATTCGATCTCATGAACCAAACCCGGATGGAAGGGGGTCTGTTGTTTGGTAAGTTTGAACGGGCCTTCAGTCTATATGCATAATCGACATCACTGGCATCGAACTTGACCCCAAGGCCCAGCCCAACTTGACAGACAAGGGTCTCCAATACCTCACCAGACTTAAATGGGATCCCGTGAATTTCTACGACATTCCGTAGAGAGTCCTGCTCCCATGTGTTCAACTGAGATTCAAGGCTAGCGACTCacttcaacaaaatttcattttcagtcaCCATACCATCAAATTTACCACTGATATTTGACAGTGATTCGTTAATGAGAGAAATAGTTTTGCTATGTTCGTTGATTAATATTTCCCAGGTTGATATAACTTTCTTTAGTTCacttatgtcatttttttatagaattcacaAACTCACTTTGGTTTTCTTGGATTACCTTGATGCGATCCAATAACTCCTTTGAGTATGGGATTGGAAACCTCATGTTGACTCTTGTCATAGAGAGATTCAGGGTCCAGGGCTTTGATCAGGGTGTCATCACCATGGGTGGAGCAGCACTTTGCTTTTCAGCAGTCCCAGGCATGACTAGTGCCCTCCAGTAGCTGCAAATCCATATCGTTGAGCGAGGTGCAAGCAGGGTGGAACACTTTTTCACAAGTGCTGCAGGTTACAGTTTTCTGCATGCGCTTAAGAACCTGGCTGCATTGCGAACAGGTAGTTATGATGAAGATCAGCAAAGGATAACGCCAACAACACCACCTTTATATCGTCGGATAGCACCACCTTACACTCAGGCAAATATTCAAGACTTAGAGGCAAGAAGGAACGACCAAGGCCGGGGAAACACGTCCGTTCACTGTGAGAGCTCGAGACAGAATGACTTATCATAGTAATACTTCTATTTATGTACCAAAAATGGCTCAATACATTAATATTAGAAAGCTAAATAGTGAAATAAAGGACATTTTGGAAGAGACTCTTCAAAAATGGCTATTGAAAACTTTGATGTGtcagggaaaaaaaatttaataccgaAGCTACCCCTTGCCAAGACTGGCTTAAGGGCTGGGTAACCAGTGCGACTGCCTGGGGCAACATAGCTAGGGGGCAACCTAATGCCCAAACAGCATTTAATTAAGGGatattccataccaaacccccAGCGGAGGGGTGACACAACAGAAGTTTGCCtgggtaagtattttgccttgagccaGCCCTGCCCCTTTCTAACTTTCATCACCACCACTATAATTATCCCTTTATCCACCACTCCAGCAACCCCCACTATCAATTTCACCTTACACTCCCaaaatatctattctcccttTCTCCATCtcccttttaatatttttgagcTTACCCACTCTCGTCATTGTCCGAACATTCTATGTTCCTGCATTTATTTCTTCCTTCTTCCCCACCTATGTGGTCTTCTTTCCTATTTTCTTGCATGCTACTGCCGATGATAAGTCTCTGCCAGGTTTTGCTTGATAGTGACCCTGAGGATCTAGCCAACCTTGCCGCTGAGAACGACATTTGACCATAGGGGATGGGTCCCATTTCATGAGTTTCTGAAGCTCATTTTATTGCTCACCATGTTTTTAGGGAAGAGATAGTCAGTACGCTTTCCCACTTCCAACAGTGTTTTCTACAtgacaccatcacatggactacctttcgtctggctcctacccttcaaccTATCTGGCAACAGTTGGCAGGAGTGATTAAAAATTACTCATGCCAGTACAACTTTAAGGGTCATAGGAACATGCAAGCCTTTCCACTGCAATGAAATTGTTTTCCTAAGGAAatctttgataaaatatatgtaatagtTAGCCTGTTTGGTTTACTATAACCGTCTGCACATGAAACTTATTTTCACGAGCTATACATATTTTCATGCTCATAATGCTAAATATCAGTACATTAAAGGATAGAGTAAGTGTATGCTTACTCTAAGATTAAAGCCATGCGTAATTTGTTAAAATATGTCATTGTAAAGGCTATATGGTGGCTTAAATACTCACTGCTGGTCCCCTTTTGCACCTACAAAATCTTTGATTGTCAGTCTTGCTGTTCCCTTTTAACATCACAAAGGAGTCCATGGAGAAGTCTGCTTGACTAACACCCTTGTCATCAGTCCTTCCCTCATCACCATCTTGCCACATGTGTGGTACCATCATTTTGGTGCCGGGCTCTCCTGGTGGCCCAACAGGTCCTCTCTCACCTGGAGGTCCTTCGGGTCCTGGAAATCCCCTTGGTCCTGGAGGACCCTGTGGGCCTGGAAGTCCTTTTGGGCCTGGAGGACCTGATTCAATACTGTATAATCTGATTGCAGTGCTCAGAGCTCGAACCttgaagagagaagaaatttgatttttatgcattACCTAACCACTATAGTGCATAAtcatagaaatttgaaaaaaaaatttgcccaATTACATTAAAAAGAGGCATTTAATGGTTAAGGCAATATCAGGATAAGCATGGTGAATCTGCTCTGAGAGAGATATTTAAAAGATTCCCTGCCCTAAAGTAAGGCTTAAATATCTTTCTGTTCCAAGAGAACCAGtggtgtttatatttttataataaatgatttgataagcaccaatgaaattaattgaagCCAATACATCTTAGTGGGTTAGTGTGATTTGCAAAAGCTCCATTTAAACCTACCTACATGGGTAGAATATGTCTAAAGATATAGTATTCATTTTGCTAACGGCATTAACCATAAACACCCAAAATACAGGGGGTTACTATATAGTCATAACACAAGTAATCAATTGGAATGGATCATTTACACACAAAGaggccattgaaataaaaatcaaaagtaataaaatgaaTCAGGACACGtgtttcaacctcagcaaaacATGGAATCCCATAATCAAAAGAATGATTAAGCGAAGAGGAATAAGAcaacctaaaactgaccaatgACAGATGACTTGACCACCCGAAATGGGCATATAAGCCCGGCAACTCATtttccctgaagacgatggcagagaaggccattgaaacgttggcagatttGTCCATCTTAACCCGGCTGATTTCCCAAGAAGACTTCGCAAGCTATCATTTAGGTTGGTCCTCAATAGCTAATTTTTTACACAAGCTATTTTTACCAATATGCCTTTATATATCCTGTAAATTGAAGGGCCAACATGTATGAAGTTCAAGAACACtccattttaaatgcaatatgAAATGCTTATGAATGCATAATAATCCTTGGTgagatatatttttgaaatcttCAAAGCATTTTCATAACTTAGGGAAATAAAGCCAAAAACAAATTCTAAACACTATCACACTGTTCCCTGGGTTTTACCCTATGAATGATGTTTTTACTTTCTTATCCAAGGGCGTAGCCAGaatgaaaactagggggggaaagccatggttgttcaagttgtaggtaagatgcatggaaaaggtgaatgaaatcagtattttaaggaaactgtaacagctctttattagtttttaaaattatttgtttgaaaaaatattattttccttaaagacatttgcaatttttgcttatAGGCAGCTGCCCCCTAGTTGGAAAAGTTGGAAATCCATAATTCAATTCAAAGCTTCAAAATTATAATGAACAGTGGGTAAATATTTTGCATGGCTCAACTATTCTCCAAGACATTCTTTTGGGccaagaataatgaaaatatctcCGCAGTGCAGGTTCaccatatcaatggctaagttctaacaacacatatctcaaaaatagcaacttttcaggagagcaaaagaaacaatttatatttttaattgtacactgaaattataaatcaaaatttcataaaattgaaaaagaagcatacatttacaaacaaagatttgttttttgcttgaattttattttttaaatgccattaaactttgtttaaagtacctgtctcaaaccagccaaattttgagataagtgttgttagaacttagccatcgctatGTAGACTTCAAAGGCCTTTGATGATATGATTATCATAAAATAGAAAGTATGtttttgacttattttttcaaacaggAAATGCAATTTTATCACAAGGCAGTTAGTACATAGACAAGGTTACTGCTGGTAAATGATGTCATCTGGAAATGTAACTGGGAGTCGTTTGATACCTACTTTAACTTGCAGCTCCTGAACACCATCTCGTAAGCGGGTCACTGTATCACAGTTTGCAGAGCAGTGCTGCTGTGCAGACACTTGGCCTTTCACTCTTGCTTTATCTGTCCTCCCCGAAATTGGGTTTGGTGTGCTTTGAATTTGAGGAACTGGATCAATGAGCTCACATGTTCGATTGTCTCCTTGGAGCTTCCATCCATCCCTGCATCCACATCTGTAGCTACCTGGCTCATTGATGCAgtggtgactgcagtcaccaTTATTATCCATGCATTCATTGACATCTGGAATAAAAAGAATTGTGTACCTGAATGAAGGTGTTACTTAACACGTTGTGTACTGGGGTATTTATCTAAATTCCTAGGGACGCAGATTCTGGGAAATATGTGCCtgttagggcgtaatgcctttggtttcaatatggttaaaaagctaatgttttgaacataactttatccaatcaaacgttatgatgcatcaattcattatgaataatggacaacaactgaaaacatactaacaaatacgtattgtacgctttaaaattgtttaggttgacgcgcctaactgacgagaatcttcgtcattcgtccggaacgttcggaaaaaaaatgacaagaattctccccatccgtacgcaacgtgttaataggTATAATGGATATTTCCCCTTATCAATCAAGCCCATAGCACctcccccttttccctatccttgATCCCCCACTGAAGGTGATACCATGGCTACACCCTCTGTTTTCTAATTGAATCTCCCCTCATATAGAAAATGGGTCGGGGTTAATACATGGCGGAACTGTCCTGCTGTCCAAAGCATTTTCAATAAGCTGTAAAGAGTCTTGGAGGGGGTCACAGGTGAATAGTGacaccagtggtgcagcgaggggggttttgggggataaaacccaccccccagagctcagagaaatttttaagtttaatccattttacttaattggattaatattactcacaGAATAGTGCAaagattagtaaaatatccctccaaaagccgaaaaacattttgaaccatttatcgtaaGATTTTTCtcggggagggcccccgcacctcccgcttaccctagcaggtattccataccctccagacctcccagtattagtcGTGCCTgtaacccccccctagccttaattcctagctaggCCCCTGAATGACACCACATCAAAGCTCACTAAAATATCACTTGGTTGTAATTGAATGGTTCTCTGGATCTTCACAAACTGCACTGAGTTTTGAACATGATGAAAGGAATGACCATAATGGGGTTGTAAAATGCCCATTGCTAACAACTTAGCCAAATACCTAACAAAATTCTGTCTGATTCATTCCTCAAATTTAAATGCATACTTATAGAGAATAGTCATTTTTTCATGAGTTACATCGGTGGGGtgagatgatttttttatgcatctcTTTTTCTCTTATAGGAAGTAATTTGCCATCTCATGGTAAACTGGTGCTGGGCTGTACACTATTCCTGATACATATTATGTAGACTGGggtaagtaatttcatttttttaaatttatgatccCAATTATCATATCcttaatttaaattgtttcagCTTTCATGATGAGTCAAATCAGGAGGAGAGGAACTATTTATTAAGGGCCATTCAAATATGCATGTATGTATGACCTACTTTCATAAGACATTTTATACATATGAAAGATTTGCATACTTCAGCGCATAGGCAGATTTAGAGGGGGGGTATGGGGGCAGGTGCcctcccagatgcttaaaaaatggacAGTATTTTTTATATGGTTACCATTACGTTTGTTTCATTTTGTGTACTagggagcctcaatcattttaatattaataactttcatattaaaataaagagaatattataTTCAgtaattgaattttgtttttaatctcaattatgagaaggcctgtcagacccttgtgcccccccagaaaaaattcctggatcgGCCCCTACTTCAGGCCTCCATTTCTTCCTATCCCATGTCATTTCTTTTACCTCCCTGAGGCTCTTATTCCCCGTATCATTCTTCATTTGTCTTAGCTATTTGCcccttggtcttcctctgggTCTTTCCTATCGATTTTCCCTTCCATTACGTTTCCCTATGTAACTGCTGcatctcattatgtggccaataCACCATGTTCTTCTTTGGCTTAGAGTCAGTGGTTTCATGGTGCCGGAACACACCGGAATAcagttaagaaaagacataatagtcaaatagcaccatagagtggtttcctattatttttttattgcatttaaattgaaaggttattactcctgg
Protein-coding sequences here:
- the LOC124166954 gene encoding collagen and calcium-binding EGF domain-containing protein 1-like, encoding MLLKSTTWVLASLFVLCDFVLCKSKEKDTSQLKEGHSTKGSNYQLWVEEEGYVYKDSLGTARQVTRPETLQCPSDNIITTRYKCHVDGEWVDCFKRHCCPDYTFIAGRCLSKDQDPCSLNLCEQLCTVYLQRIICTCHAGYKFSAENQRKGIRPTCLDVNECMDNNGDCSHHCINEPGSYRCGCRDGWKLQGDNRTCELIDPVPQIQSTPNPISGRTDKARVKGQVSAQQHCSANCDTVTRLRDGVQELQVKVRALSTAIRLYSIESGPPGPKGLPGPQGPPGPRGFPGPEGPPGERGPVGPPGEPGTKMMVPHMWQDGDEGRTDDKGVSQADFSMDSFVMLKGNSKTDNQRFCRCKRGPAGPPGATGKQGPKGEEGERGLPGEKGESASMDFLLLLLADMRHDIKELQTRVFEDERPVRFELESALAKYLAERKDFSPERKGTSRG